The region TTATCGGGCGGAAGGAGAAGCCGCGGAGGTAAGTAGCATGGCAGAAGCAGAAGCAGCAGAGGCCGGAACTCAGGACCAGAAGCTCCTCTTCAACCGCTGGGACATGAGCGAGGTGGAGATCAAGGACCCGAGCCTTGCCCGCTACGTGAACCTGCACGCGATGATCGTGCCGCACTCCTGCGGCAAGCTCGCTGGTCAGCAGTTCAACAAGAGCAACATGCTGATCGTCGAGCGCCTGATCAACAAGCTGATGCAGACCGAGCACAATACCGGCAAGAAGGAACTGGCCATCCGCATCGTCAAGGATGCCTTTGAGATCATCAACAAGAAGACCAAGAAGAACCCGGTCCAGGTGCTGGTGGACGCCGTCGAGAACGCCGGCCCCCGCGAGGAGACCGTCCGGCTGAAGTACGGCGGTATCAACGTCCCGAAATCGGTCGATACCGCGCCCCAGCGCCGTGTCGATATCGCCCTGCGGTTCATCACCGACGGTGTCCAGCAGGCGAGCCACAAGAAGAAGAAGACCGTGAGCGAGGCGCTCGCCGAGGAACTGATCGCAGCCGCGAACGGCGACACTCGCTCCTATGCCGTCTCGAAGAGAGAAGAGAGAGAACGTATTGCAAAGGCTGCCCGGTAATACTCCCTATTACTTTTTTGGTGTTCTATGACCAGACGAAAGAAGATGGTAGAGCGGGTGACGGACCTGATGGACAAGCCGGAGCACATCCGGAACATCGGTATCGTCGCCCACATCGATCACGGAAAGACGACCCTTTCAGACAACCTGCTCGCAGGAGCGGGCATGATCAGTGAAGAACTCGCCGGCAGGCAGCTCTTCATGGACTCGGACGAGGAAGAACAGGCACGCGGCATCACCATCGATGCGAGCAACGTCTCGATGGTCCACGAATACAACGGGGAAGAGTTCCTGATCAACATGATCGACACCCCCGGCCACGTGGACTTCGGCGGTGACGTGACCCGAGCCATGCGTGCGGTGGACGGCGCCGTCGTCGTGGTGGACGCCGTCGAAGGCACCATGCCCCAGACGGAGACGGTGCTTCGCCAGGCCTTGAAGGAGGGTGTCCGTCCGGTCCTCTTCATCAACAAGGTGGACCGGCTGATCAACGAGCTCAAGGTGGACGAGCAGGAGATGCAGATCCGCCTCGCCAAGGTGATCGATAAGGTCAACAAGTTGATCAAGGGCATGAACGAGAAGATGTACAACGAAGGCTGGAAGCTGGATGCCCTAAAGGGCACCGTCGCCTTCGGCTCCGCGCTCTACAACTGGGCGGTCTCCGTCCCCTACATGAAGAAGAGCGGGGTCTCGTTCAAGGACGTCTATGAGAAGTGTAACGCCGGCGATATGAAGTGGCTCGCGAAGAACAGCCCCTTGCACGCCGTGCTCCTCGACATGGTGGTCAAGCACCTGCCAAACCCCGTCCAAGCCCAGGAACGGCGTATCCACATCATCTGGCACGGCGACTACAACACCTCCGAGGGCAAGGCGATGCTCAACTGCGACCCGAACGGCCCCATCTGCATGATGGTCACCGACATCACGTTCGACCCCCATGCGGGCGAGGTTGCCACGGGCCGTCTCTTCTCGGGAACCCTCCGCCGGGGTACCGAGTGCTACATCATGGGCGCCGCCAAGCGTGCGAACCGTCTCGCTCAGGTCGGCATCTTCATGGGTGCCGAGCGGATTGAGGTGGAAGAACTGGCCGCCGGCAACATCGCCGCCGTCACCGGCTTGAAGGACGCCATCGTCGGCTCGACCGTCACGACGCTCGTCGATATGACCCCCTTCGAGTCGCTGAAGCACTACTCCGAGCCGGTCATGACCGTCGCCGTCGAGGCGAAGAGCATGAAGGATCTCCCGAAGCTCGTCGAGGTTCTCCGTCAGGTGGCAAAGGAAGACCCGACTGTGCAGGTCTCGATCAACGAGGAGACCGGCGAGCACCTGATCAGCGGCATGGGCGAGCTCCACCTCGAGATCATCACCGGCCGTATCAAGCGTGACAAGGGCGTCGAGATCATCACCTCTCCGCCGATCGTCGTCTACCGCGAGACGATCACAGGGCCGGCAGGCCCGGTCGAAGGGAAGTCGCCGAACCGCCACAACCGGTTCTACCTCGAACTCGAGCCGATGGACCCGGCGGTCGTGAAACTGATCCTGGACGGCGACGTCTCGATGACCCAGCAGGCGGTCGAGCGGCGTGACATCCTCATCGAAGCCGGTATGGATAAAGATGAGGCCAAGAACATCAAGGCGATCGAGGGCACCAACATGTTCATCGACATGACGAAGGGTATCCAATACCTGAACGAGACGATGGAACTGGTCCTCGAAGGCTGGCGCGAAGCACTTCGCGGCGGCCCGCTTGCCGACGAACTTGTCCAGAACCTGAAGATCCGGCTGGTGGATGTGAAACTCCACGAGGATGCCATCCACCGCGGTCCCGCTCAGGTCATTCCGGCCGTCAGGAGTGCCGTCAAGGCAGGCCTGCTGATGGGCGGCGACTCGCTCCTCGAGCCTATCCAGAAGATCCAGATCACGGTCCCGAGCGACCAGATGGGTGCGGCGACCTCGCAGATCCAGGGCCGGCGCGGTCAGGTCTTCGATATGCTGAGCGAAGGCGACACGATGACGATCGTCGGCAGGGCGCCGGTTGCCGAACTCTTCGGGTTTGCCGGAGACGTCCGGTCGGCCACCGAAGGGCGCGCGATGTGGAGCACCGAGTTCGCCGGGTTCGAACTGGTCCCCTCCGGCATCGTGGACGAAGTGGTCAAGAATATCCGCCGCCGCAAGGGCTTGAAAGAACAGATCCCGCGGCCGGAAGACTATCTGGCGTAATCCCGAATCGAATACCCTCCCTTTTTCTTTTTCCCGGCGCGAGCGGATGCGCCGCCGGATCGAATCGTTAGCGGTCCCGTTTGGCCTCCGGTCGCCGCGAATTGCCGGCCTGAATGCCGCCTGCCGGACGCACCTTGCAAAACATAGGGGCGTGATGGAACTTTCAGTCCCGGAGCGAGGGGTTATAGAGGAAACCGCCTCGCGCCCGAAACTCTACGGCCGGTAGTTATACCGGAGTTCAACATTCGACTCTGACTCCGATCACAGAAGGAACGGTGTCTCGGTTGGTTCTAGGGTTACGAAGGTCAGCGGCGGAAGGGTCCTCGGGGGCAAGGTTATCGGCGGCAGGGTTGTCGGCGGTTCCGTCTCCGTCGGTGTCACGGTCGGCGTGGGAGTAGGCGTCGGTGTTGCGGTCGGTGTCGGTATTGTGGTCGTAACTGCAGGTGTCGCCGTTTGTCCTGGTGAAGGAAGCGTCACGACCGGCCCCAGAACGGACGGAGAAGGGGTTCCGGCGGGTCCCGGAACGGTCGGCGCCGCTCCTTCGGGGACCCAAGCGTAAATATCCCAGTTCCCGTTGCGGAGATCGTTCCAAACGACCATCGTCCCGGTGACGGCGGGAACCTCCTGTGAACTCTCGTTCTCTGTTATCCGGAGTTCTTCCTCGGTAGAAAGGTCGTAGAGGTAGATATCCCAGTTGCCGTTCCGGCTATCCTGCCAGACGATCCAGTCCCCGGCGACGGCCGGATTGATCGCGTTGCCGGTCCCGTTCGTGATCCGGGTCTCAAGCCCGGTCGAGAGGTCGTAGAGGTAGATGTCCCAGATACCGTTCCGATTGTCCTGCCAGACGATCCTGTCTTGGTTTATCGCCATGCCTGCCGAAACCGCCGGGGTGATCTGGTCCCCGTTCGGCGGCGAGACTGCACGTTCGCCATCCTCGGTTGCGTTGTAGAGGTACACATCATAGTTCCCGGTTCGGTTGTCCGACCAGAGCACGCGGTCGCCAAGGACCGCTGCATACTGCTGGTCCACCGAAGCGTTCGTAATCTGGCGCTCTTCTGCCGATACGACACCGACGATAAGCACGATGCCGATCAGAACCAGCG is a window of Methanoculleus sp. 7T DNA encoding:
- a CDS encoding 30S ribosomal protein S7 — encoded protein: MAEAEAAEAGTQDQKLLFNRWDMSEVEIKDPSLARYVNLHAMIVPHSCGKLAGQQFNKSNMLIVERLINKLMQTEHNTGKKELAIRIVKDAFEIINKKTKKNPVQVLVDAVENAGPREETVRLKYGGINVPKSVDTAPQRRVDIALRFITDGVQQASHKKKKTVSEALAEELIAAANGDTRSYAVSKREERERIAKAAR
- a CDS encoding elongation factor EF-2 is translated as MTRRKKMVERVTDLMDKPEHIRNIGIVAHIDHGKTTLSDNLLAGAGMISEELAGRQLFMDSDEEEQARGITIDASNVSMVHEYNGEEFLINMIDTPGHVDFGGDVTRAMRAVDGAVVVVDAVEGTMPQTETVLRQALKEGVRPVLFINKVDRLINELKVDEQEMQIRLAKVIDKVNKLIKGMNEKMYNEGWKLDALKGTVAFGSALYNWAVSVPYMKKSGVSFKDVYEKCNAGDMKWLAKNSPLHAVLLDMVVKHLPNPVQAQERRIHIIWHGDYNTSEGKAMLNCDPNGPICMMVTDITFDPHAGEVATGRLFSGTLRRGTECYIMGAAKRANRLAQVGIFMGAERIEVEELAAGNIAAVTGLKDAIVGSTVTTLVDMTPFESLKHYSEPVMTVAVEAKSMKDLPKLVEVLRQVAKEDPTVQVSINEETGEHLISGMGELHLEIITGRIKRDKGVEIITSPPIVVYRETITGPAGPVEGKSPNRHNRFYLELEPMDPAVVKLILDGDVSMTQQAVERRDILIEAGMDKDEAKNIKAIEGTNMFIDMTKGIQYLNETMELVLEGWREALRGGPLADELVQNLKIRLVDVKLHEDAIHRGPAQVIPAVRSAVKAGLLMGGDSLLEPIQKIQITVPSDQMGAATSQIQGRRGQVFDMLSEGDTMTIVGRAPVAELFGFAGDVRSATEGRAMWSTEFAGFELVPSGIVDEVVKNIRRRKGLKEQIPRPEDYLA